One Astatotilapia calliptera chromosome 1, fAstCal1.2, whole genome shotgun sequence DNA segment encodes these proteins:
- the marchf7 gene encoding E3 ubiquitin-protein ligase MARCHF7 isoform X1, which produces MDSRSRRLPFCLSSSRSSYISSPAHSTVPSSSLGSSRLYSRETVLNNDRFPRASSSYKADVDKQSSRLLSSTRDYSNSDSRSSSWKLPSLTSSSRSHDCQWADSSLSSRSKLTDSEARFGMRSGMLNAVDDGDSKRAKLSSTNRGIYSRMASSSVTGSTYSSNGLSSGRGEKPNDSLDSSWSSCRLLSRSSSSSSSSSSNPLLSRRDQETKNEPSLSGLGERRVRTPGLVSSLYHTDRVTSTYAQGARPKETSYSPSSSSSTRESSHLNHHFSSSHGTSPQVHNFRNRSATRFSNGSSTLNSSQEQTERPESSSHTTTSYSSNAPWYATPVPRPEPTLPRPIPEGAEPESRRSTRRLLSRLFSRRSSQDSSSGSSSVRSVDDDSPSTGGESVDSDEGTRMSSVDPDTGRSIMGSLRKNRADLSSIQESNCSDYHSGLPRPRMASWREPGVSNGGGSGSSWLSSSFRGRCPPLLSRLRRHARDESTQSTVASEEGYRRPQRLLRRWDDLELKTSQDDGDDDNEEDEEENEEEEGAVGLEAFGAGRTYTIENETLPELEDASVEISPRRRVRVYENISVSVGPLGGAESQSDDQKEKNISSRDQEKLRKIKERLLLEDSDEEEGDLCRICQMGEESSSNPLIQPCRCTGSLQYVHQECIKRWLLSKIGSGANLEGITTCELCKEKLRLNIDNFDIQELYRTHVQSEYDEFISSGLYLVVLLHFCEQRFSDVLGAVDTAGLFNLVRILHEHMDNLEIPHGESDEEVRDNRPSIEFSDLDDDLEEEY; this is translated from the exons ATGGACTCGAGGTCTCGCAGGCTTCCGTTTTGTCTGTCCAGCTCAAGGTCGTCCTACATATCCAGTCCTGCGCATTCAACAGTCCCATCCTCATCGCTGGGCTCCAGTAGACTATACAGCAGGGAAACGGTGCTGAATAATGACCGCTTCCCAAGGGCGTCATCGTCTTACAAGGCAGATGTCGACAAACAG AGTTCTCGTCTCCTGAGCTCGACAAGAGACTACAGTAACTCTGACAGTCGCTCCAGTAGCTGGAAGTTGCCCTCTCTGACATCGTCCAGCAGATCGCATGATTGCCAGTGGGCCGattcctctctcagcagcaggagcaAACTG ACTGACTCTGAGGCGAGGTTTGGGATGCGCTCGGGTATGTTGAATGCCGTTGACGATGGTGACTCTAAAAGGGCCAAACTGTCAAGCACCAACAGAGGAATTTACTCAAGAATGGCCAGCAGTTCAGTTACAGGATCCACCTACTCCAGTAATGGGCTTAGCAGTGGCAGAG GAGAAAAACCAAATGACTCTCTTGATTCTTCGTGGAGCTCATGCCGATTACTCTCACggtcatcatcgtcatcatcctcttcatcttccAATCCTTTATTGTCCAGAAGAGACCAAGAGACAAAGAATGAGCCCAGTCTCTCAGGTTTGGGAGAAAGAAGAGTTAGGACGCCTGGATTAGTTTCCTCATTAT ATCACACAGACCGGGTGACCTCCACATATGCACAGGGAGCTCGTCCTAAAGAAACTTCCTACTCTCCCTCATCGTCTTCTTCTACTCGAGAAAGCTCCCACTTGAATCACCACTTCTCCTCTTCTCACGGGACTTCTCCTCAGGTGCATAACTTCAGGAACAGAAGCGCAACCCGTTTTTCGAATGGCTCATCAACCCTCAACTCATCTCAGGAACAAACGGAAAGGCCCGAATCCTCCTCTCATACCACCACCTCTTATTCCTCCAACGCCCCCTGGTATGCCACTCCCGTGCCCAGACCAGAGCCTACGCTGCCGAGGCCGATCCCTGAAGGCGCTGAACCGGAGAGCCGTCGCTCTACACGCCGCCTTTTGTCCCGTCTCTTTTCACGACGCTCCAGCCAGGACTCTTCAAGCGGATCTTCCAGTGTTCGTTCAGTTGATGACGACAGCCCGTCAACTGGTGGGGAGTCCGTGGACAGCGATGAAGGAACCAGGATGTCTAGTGTGGACCCTGATACTGGAAGGTCAATCATGGGTAGCCTCAGGAAAAACAGAGCAGATCTCAGCTCTATCCAGGAAAGCAATTGCAGTGACTATCACAGTGGCCTGCCTCGACCACGAATGGCGTCGTGGAGAGAGCCTGGTGTCAGCAATGGAGGCGGCAGCGGCTCCTCCTGGCTTTCTTCCTCCTTCCGAGGCCGctgtcctcctctcctctctcgcCTCAGAAGGCATGCCAGGGATGAAAGCACGCAGTCGACCGTGGCCTCAGAAGAAGGTTACAGACGGCCTCAGCGTTTACTGAGAAGGTGGGATGATCTTGAGCTTAAAACCTCACAGGATGATGGAGACGATGAtaatgaagaggatgaagaagagaatgaagaagaggaaggagcAGTTGGTTTAGAGGCCTTTGGTGCTGGGCGTACTTATACAATCGAGAATGAAACATTACCTGAACTCGAAGATGCCTCAGTTGAAATTTCACCACGCCGTAGAGTCAGGGTGtatgaaaacatttcagtttctGTCGGTCCTCTGGGTGGGGCTGAGAGCCAGTCTGACGACCAGAAAGAGAAGAACATTTCCAGTAGGGATCAAGAGAAGCTGCGCAAGATCAAAGAAAG ACTGTTGCTGGAGGATTCTGACGAGGAAGAAGGTGATCTGTGCCGAATCTGCCAGATGGGGGAGGAATCTTCATCAAACCCTCTGATTCAGCCGTGCCGCTGTACGGGCAGTCTGCAATATGTCCACCAGGAATGCATCAAGAGGTGGCTTCTCTCCAAAATTGGCTCAG GTGCAAACCTCGAAGGCATCACAACGTGTGAACTCTGTAAGGAGAAGCTGCGTTTGAACATCGATAACTTTGACATTCAGGAGCTGTACAGGACGCATGTGCAA TCTGAATATGACGAGTTCATCAGTAGCGGTCTCTACCTAGTGGtcctgctacatttctgtgagcaAAGGTTCTCAGATGTCCTCGGAGCGGTCGATACAGCTGGG TTATTCAACCTGGTGAGAATTCTTCATGAACACATGGACAATCTTGAAA TTCCCCATGGAGAAAGTGACGAGGAGGTGCGAGACAACAGACCGTCCATCGAGTTTTCGGACCTGGATGACGATCTCGAAGAGGAGTACTAA
- the marchf7 gene encoding E3 ubiquitin-protein ligase MARCHF7 isoform X2 — protein sequence MDSRSRRLPFCLSSSRSSYISSPAHSTVPSSSLGSSRLYSRETVLNNDRFPRASSSYKADVDKQSSRLLSSTRDYSNSDSRSSSWKLPSLTSSSRSHDCQWADSSLSSRSKLTDSEARFGMRSGMLNAVDDGDSKRAKLSSTNRGIYSRMASSSVTGSTYSSNGLSSGRDHTDRVTSTYAQGARPKETSYSPSSSSSTRESSHLNHHFSSSHGTSPQVHNFRNRSATRFSNGSSTLNSSQEQTERPESSSHTTTSYSSNAPWYATPVPRPEPTLPRPIPEGAEPESRRSTRRLLSRLFSRRSSQDSSSGSSSVRSVDDDSPSTGGESVDSDEGTRMSSVDPDTGRSIMGSLRKNRADLSSIQESNCSDYHSGLPRPRMASWREPGVSNGGGSGSSWLSSSFRGRCPPLLSRLRRHARDESTQSTVASEEGYRRPQRLLRRWDDLELKTSQDDGDDDNEEDEEENEEEEGAVGLEAFGAGRTYTIENETLPELEDASVEISPRRRVRVYENISVSVGPLGGAESQSDDQKEKNISSRDQEKLRKIKERLLLEDSDEEEGDLCRICQMGEESSSNPLIQPCRCTGSLQYVHQECIKRWLLSKIGSGANLEGITTCELCKEKLRLNIDNFDIQELYRTHVQSEYDEFISSGLYLVVLLHFCEQRFSDVLGAVDTAGLFNLVRILHEHMDNLEIPHGESDEEVRDNRPSIEFSDLDDDLEEEY from the exons ATGGACTCGAGGTCTCGCAGGCTTCCGTTTTGTCTGTCCAGCTCAAGGTCGTCCTACATATCCAGTCCTGCGCATTCAACAGTCCCATCCTCATCGCTGGGCTCCAGTAGACTATACAGCAGGGAAACGGTGCTGAATAATGACCGCTTCCCAAGGGCGTCATCGTCTTACAAGGCAGATGTCGACAAACAG AGTTCTCGTCTCCTGAGCTCGACAAGAGACTACAGTAACTCTGACAGTCGCTCCAGTAGCTGGAAGTTGCCCTCTCTGACATCGTCCAGCAGATCGCATGATTGCCAGTGGGCCGattcctctctcagcagcaggagcaAACTG ACTGACTCTGAGGCGAGGTTTGGGATGCGCTCGGGTATGTTGAATGCCGTTGACGATGGTGACTCTAAAAGGGCCAAACTGTCAAGCACCAACAGAGGAATTTACTCAAGAATGGCCAGCAGTTCAGTTACAGGATCCACCTACTCCAGTAATGGGCTTAGCAGTGGCAGAG ATCACACAGACCGGGTGACCTCCACATATGCACAGGGAGCTCGTCCTAAAGAAACTTCCTACTCTCCCTCATCGTCTTCTTCTACTCGAGAAAGCTCCCACTTGAATCACCACTTCTCCTCTTCTCACGGGACTTCTCCTCAGGTGCATAACTTCAGGAACAGAAGCGCAACCCGTTTTTCGAATGGCTCATCAACCCTCAACTCATCTCAGGAACAAACGGAAAGGCCCGAATCCTCCTCTCATACCACCACCTCTTATTCCTCCAACGCCCCCTGGTATGCCACTCCCGTGCCCAGACCAGAGCCTACGCTGCCGAGGCCGATCCCTGAAGGCGCTGAACCGGAGAGCCGTCGCTCTACACGCCGCCTTTTGTCCCGTCTCTTTTCACGACGCTCCAGCCAGGACTCTTCAAGCGGATCTTCCAGTGTTCGTTCAGTTGATGACGACAGCCCGTCAACTGGTGGGGAGTCCGTGGACAGCGATGAAGGAACCAGGATGTCTAGTGTGGACCCTGATACTGGAAGGTCAATCATGGGTAGCCTCAGGAAAAACAGAGCAGATCTCAGCTCTATCCAGGAAAGCAATTGCAGTGACTATCACAGTGGCCTGCCTCGACCACGAATGGCGTCGTGGAGAGAGCCTGGTGTCAGCAATGGAGGCGGCAGCGGCTCCTCCTGGCTTTCTTCCTCCTTCCGAGGCCGctgtcctcctctcctctctcgcCTCAGAAGGCATGCCAGGGATGAAAGCACGCAGTCGACCGTGGCCTCAGAAGAAGGTTACAGACGGCCTCAGCGTTTACTGAGAAGGTGGGATGATCTTGAGCTTAAAACCTCACAGGATGATGGAGACGATGAtaatgaagaggatgaagaagagaatgaagaagaggaaggagcAGTTGGTTTAGAGGCCTTTGGTGCTGGGCGTACTTATACAATCGAGAATGAAACATTACCTGAACTCGAAGATGCCTCAGTTGAAATTTCACCACGCCGTAGAGTCAGGGTGtatgaaaacatttcagtttctGTCGGTCCTCTGGGTGGGGCTGAGAGCCAGTCTGACGACCAGAAAGAGAAGAACATTTCCAGTAGGGATCAAGAGAAGCTGCGCAAGATCAAAGAAAG ACTGTTGCTGGAGGATTCTGACGAGGAAGAAGGTGATCTGTGCCGAATCTGCCAGATGGGGGAGGAATCTTCATCAAACCCTCTGATTCAGCCGTGCCGCTGTACGGGCAGTCTGCAATATGTCCACCAGGAATGCATCAAGAGGTGGCTTCTCTCCAAAATTGGCTCAG GTGCAAACCTCGAAGGCATCACAACGTGTGAACTCTGTAAGGAGAAGCTGCGTTTGAACATCGATAACTTTGACATTCAGGAGCTGTACAGGACGCATGTGCAA TCTGAATATGACGAGTTCATCAGTAGCGGTCTCTACCTAGTGGtcctgctacatttctgtgagcaAAGGTTCTCAGATGTCCTCGGAGCGGTCGATACAGCTGGG TTATTCAACCTGGTGAGAATTCTTCATGAACACATGGACAATCTTGAAA TTCCCCATGGAGAAAGTGACGAGGAGGTGCGAGACAACAGACCGTCCATCGAGTTTTCGGACCTGGATGACGATCTCGAAGAGGAGTACTAA